ATATTTGGCTGATGGGGGACAAGAAACTGCTGTAGAGAAATGACTAGTTGACTTGTTGTTGGGCCCATTGGAAACGCCGGTTCCCTTGATTGTCTGTTTTAAACTTTACTATTGTTATCGGATCCTTTTTAGCACCCAAACATCCAAATCAGTTGCATGTTCATAAAGATAACTGAGGAGTTACCAAAGTTGATTGAAGTTTAGTTTTGCAGAGGAAGATACATACGCGACGGCTCCACAGATAACACGAGGGGACGGTGGCGTTACCATTCTCTTCGCTGGTTTTCTTGCAGTCCTCCGAATCGATGTGCACTAGCTGTAGAATGAGAGGCCGGCGTGTGACGATGCCAGTGCCACGGGGAAGGAGGTCCTTGCCAACCAGGCTCTCTAAAACAGAACTCTTCCCGCTGCTCTGTAgacaacaacatcatcatcatcattaatatttgtaaaaagcATCACTATTTGGGTGACTCGTTAAAGAGGGAAATCCAATTTGCAGAGCACTGAGCTCGACTAGGAGGATGTCTGGTGTAGTCGCATGCGTGGTCGAGGAATTCTAATGAGATCTGCTTAACTGAAATAACTCACTTAGCTCAAACGGCTAACAGATTCTTCCTCCTTAGTCTGGTGCTGATTACCTCAGTAGGAGGTAAAGGCTATACATGTGATCACATTCTTTGTCTGGGAGTAAACCTAACGTTTGCTTTGGACTGACATAGTCACTGTGTGGGCCTATTAATACATCTCGACCCAACCAATAATTGGCATAAGGTCTCAGTTACAGTTTATATGAAGGTCTTTGCAGATCTGGGCCTCTGTGGAGCCATGGAAAGGACAAACATAACACAGGGCCTTAAAAAACATCCTCTGCATTCATTTGTCTCATCGTGACTGTAACACCTGCCAAAAGGACTTAGACAGAAATATCCGATCAGCTGACCAGTGAATGGAAATGATTCAGACCAAATCCTGCCCCTTCAAACCGATTAGGCTTTAGCGTGTACACAAGGCAGTCGGCCGGAGCGAAGGTAAATGAATTAGAGAATAAAAGGTGTGGATTCGACGTGCTAGTCaaccagtgtttttttttaccaaggtTACACTGCGTACCCCTCATAATAAATGAAACcgtcaaaacaaaataaacagtgGAGCGGTTAGAACCTTTGGCCTCATTGGAGGGATTGCAGGTTATTTACTTAATCAGCATTAGATttgacgttagctaacgttaggcAGTCACCTAACTGGAAACATGGTAGATGCTAGTGGGAATGCTACGTTAAACCTTTATGTTCAATCGATAAGTAATCTACTACTGTTCTAATAAAGAATTTATTGATTTGATAGTGACTGAGGGCTGCGTGGATACGTTTTTGATCTACAACTGTCAGCTAAAAACATAACTAACTTAGCTGCGTTGAGTGTGAATGAGATCACATGTAGCTAAGGCTAATTTAGCTACGTAAATGAGCGTAGATTTATAAAAGGCGAAGTTTGTCATTAGGTGTCTCCGCGGTTTTCTTTTCTGATACACCTGCaggaaactgaaagaaaaacgAAGGGTCACACTCCAGGAGAAGTCCAAACAGTAAGTTGGCGCAGGCTAACTAACTCGCTAGCCTTAGCGCAAAGTGACGTTCCTCACCTGAGTCCCCACAACAACTATCTGCGGCAGTTGAATGATGTCTGCGCCGACCGTGTTAAACACATCCTGCAGTTTGTTAATGACAGGAATGAGGGCCTCCATCAGCTCAAATTCTAATCCCGACCTGTCAAACAGACAACTTTTTTTACTCGGCCGGACAGTGCTACAAAGTCATTCAATGTCTCTCGGCTAATGCTACTGGCGTCTCTTTGAATAGACAAGCAACTGCGCACAAGGTTGCTCCGAATAGAATCCTGGGAGTTGGAGTTCCGTCGACTCTCGCGCACCATTTCCTGTGATTGGGGATTGACTTCTGCAGAACTACATTTTCTGCATGTGACGTCAGGCTCGTGTTCCACCAATAAAAGGGCATTTTGAAATTTTTCTTTTACGTAACCGTAACCAACGGTGAccaaaatatttataaatgtgcAATTCCCCTATTGTTCCCAAGGGAATATGTATGAACTGGTTTGACTTCATTTATAAATTAAACTCCCCCACTGGAAATTATCAATGATATTAATTTTTCACGAAAGGACGGACAGGTTTTCTGAACTTCACAGTGAATAGAACTTACTAAATTGTATTTGCTACAAtaaaatagtagtagtagtctatgttttttttccaaacttaATAGTAGTGGGTATTCCTGTGCCAAATTCAGTGAGATTGCTTTATTTTTCCAAACTGTACAATtccacaataaaataaagaggttaataaaatattacaaaatacttCATGAGTTTATTTCCAAGATGGGTGAAAAACTACAACAATCATGTTCGAGTCCACAAGCATACACAATAGTTTgacaaaacaattatttaaatgtataccTATGTGAAGCTAGGTAAACAGTGTCACTATTCAAATCATTCTGTGCCTGAATACATTTGAACCAAGTGGCTTATTATCTAATACAGCAGTATTTTATGCAGACAGGGCAATTTCTAATCATGAGCCATTTTAAATTGCATCTTAAGACGCAGTGCAGTCCATGTAAGTGGTTACCATATTTCCTCTGCGCTGTGTCACTGTGATACAGTGTTGTTTTGATGCACCATGAAACCGGTTGTCAGACTGTTTGGCGTGTCTGTCGTAGGTAAACATTCTCTCTATGTCGTCATACATGTCATCAAAGACACCTGCTCCAAAACCTCCTTGAAAGTGTCTCTTATGTCTGCCGTTAGACTCCTTGTGGGACCTGGAGTCTTCGTTAAAGTGTCTTTGCTGACGGGTGTGCCTGTTCTGACTGGAGGTGTCAAAGTCCTTGAAAATGTCATTAAGGTTGAAGCTGAAGGGTTGGTGGGCACCCTGCCGTTGTCTGCCTTGCGTCTTCCCGGGGAAGTATGCAGAGGTGTCAGCAAACTGGTCATATTCTCTTCTTTTGGTTTCATCTGATAAAGTTTCGTAAGctgcaaaaagaaagacataatTTATTCAAGTCTTGAAAGGTTAAGTGCTGCATCTCCTCATATTTAAGAAGTCATGGGTTTATCATCTAACCACGATCATGACAAGTGTGATATGTAATAACGTGAACGATCTAACATTTGTTTATCCTACAGAGTCCTTTAATAAATTTGACAACGGCTGAACTATACAGTCATCTTCACAGAGGAGGATTCTTTACACCCAAAGTAGAAAGACGAGTATCGCTACCTTCAGCAATTTCTCTGAACCTCACTTCAGCATCAGGGCTCTTGTTCTTATCTGGGTGATGTTTCATCGCAAGCTTGTGGAAAGCTTTTTTAATCTGCCGCTCAGTAGCATCTTTAGGGACTCCAAGTATATCATAATAGTCCTTCTTGGCGAGTATCAGCTCTGCTATTACGAAGATGCACACTGCAAACGTTACTGCAGACTGTGCGGTTGCCATGGCTCTGAGGTCCCTGAATTGAGGAGAGAGCAAAGGATGAGCAGctggtaaattaaaaaaaaaagttttgcatGCAATGAAGAAAAGCAGAGTTGATTAGTGATGACAACATGACACCTTACgttcgctaacgttagctctcgAACGGTAAGTCACATTATAACGTTGGATGACGTCACCATATTTATTTGGGCGacgaaaaaagtgttttttctaaaaataaatattaacacCTCAGAGCTGGTGTAATTAAGTTCTAACGTTAGCATTTACTGTTTCACCGCGCATCAACCATAACTCCTAAAGTAGCGTTACGTTAGCCGACGTTGCTAACAGAAGATACTGCCCCGGTGACGTTATTCTACTTTGTGATAACTTACCCTTTTATGTGAGCCACGAGTGGAGCGTTAAGATGGATTGTTGAGGTTTTGCCAGTCAAACCGTTCACCCCACGCTAAACATGATGTCGTTCAATTCGTCACCTCGGTGATTTTTATCGAGAGGCAGCGGTCAGAAGCGGTATCATGGTGCAGCCGCAGCTTCTCTTCTTCGAGCCTTCACTGAATACGGGTAACGGATGTCATCAGTAAGCGCGCTACTGCTCTCTGTTGGCCATTGCACTTAATAACACCCCCCCTCTCAACCGTCCGATAGTGACCTTGATGTTATTGTGAGCGTTTACAGCAAATGTGTGCTGTTTTAATGAATGACATTACTCACTGCTAACTATTACTAACTGCGTATGAATATTAAACAATACATTATATCATATTATAGTATCCCGCGCGTATCATAGAAAGGTGGCGCTCCATTTAACATCGGATTATGACTCCACCTCCCCAATTCAACCTCTTTCACTGTAAAAGGTGGGGAGTTCTTGCTCAACCAATCAGCACGCTCCATTCAAGGGGTCGAGCGACACTCAGCCAATCGCACAGCAAAGAGGGTTGCGTaatcattgtttttcatttcactgacGTTGCACGTCAACAAGGATGTTGTGTTAAATCTAGTGACGCTGTGTTGCCATAGTTTACGGAGCAATATTTTTGTGTGAACCCATACGTAGGTTGACGACTCAATGAGAGTATAACCGCGTTTCTGTCTTCCATGATACGGTGAAACAGGTACGGTTTGTTATGTTTTGTGGTGCCTTTACGGAGCTGAGTTAccattagctaacgctagctgcgATAGaggagctaacagctaacggtAGTTGCTTATGTTGAAAATGTGATGGTAAGTAACGTTAGATATTAAATTCGCTTGTCTAAGGCATTTATGGGAGTAGTTAGTAGTTTTATTCCACGTCATGGCATGGCATGACATTTCCTGctaacttttctttctcttatagtcattcattcataacttttttccccccctctttaCCAGATTAATGACAAGGGAAAGCATAAACCTAATATTCATGTGGATTTCACAAACCCTTGTGACCTGGAAGAATGAGTCATAAATGGGCCCCAAAAACTTGGGACAGAATAAGCAGAGCGTTCCATTCGTCGCAATCCCAAGCCCACAAGTCCGCAGCATCGCTTCCCTCGTCTGGCACCGCTCACTGCAGGGTCCATGTACCACAGCCCTACTGCTACAGGGTGGGCTACCTCAGCTGGAGGCACATCCACCACCTGAGGAACACTGGGCGAAAGGGATGGCCCTGCAAAGCTAACCAGGTTAGACAGCGGCTTGGACTCCACAACAGCGCCTTCTTCTTGAACACTTCCGCCTCCCGGTGGTCTGCTGGTCTGAGCCAACACATGTCTCGGGTCAGGAACACACTGGACACAGTTTCCAAGGCCGTGAGCGGGACGCACACAGAGCTGCTCTCCAAAATTGCCAAACTCAAGCCTAATGCTCTAAAAGGTGGGAAAAAGGGTGAGGCCATTGTCGAGTCCGCCCAAAAAGCAGAAGAGAGCGCAGTCTCACCTACTCCTGCGCCTACGGATGTCGCTCCCCCTTCTACATCTAATCCTCCTAAACCTATATGTGGCTCATCTTCCATTAAACCGTCTATTCTTACGTCTGCTGCTACATCTGATGCAAATGCTACTGCCGCCACACATTCTCACAATCCTTCCCCGGCAACTGTCGCTGCCGCAGTTCTGGCTGTGGGGGAGCCGAAGGAGAAAAGGGTGAGACGTGTTGTCCCTGCCGTCAAAGCCACTTCTGCCAAGAAGCAAAAGGAGCTGAAACCTTCACTGAGTGATGATGAGAGCAAGGGCAAAGCTTCCCAGCAAACCACAGCACTTTTCCATCCCAGCACCCTTTCAGTCAGCCTCGATGAGACTTACAACTATCTGGCCCATCACATCAACTCCTACTTTGGCAGCAGTACAAACGTCAAGAAAGTGGAGAATGTTTACTCTTCCTCTACTCCTTCTCAGGCCCCACAAGCTAGTGACCTCATGCCAGTACCTGGTAAAACAGTTGCTTCAGCTCCAGTTACCCTACCATCCGCAAAGAAGGGTTTGGGACACTACCTGTCCTACTCTGCTCCCACTGTACAAGCCTTCGTAGGAAGCTACATTGCTCCCCTGGTCCCAAAGTTTAGGACCGCTGAGTACAAAAGTGCTATAGTGGAGGTAAAGAAAACTGATGATGCACCAGTCAAACCGATGGAGGTCACAACCACTAATGAGCCGAAAACTGCAGAGGAGAAAGCCAAGAAACTAATACTTCAAAGAGAGAAGGTAGGTCTACGTCAAAGTGAAATGTGTATGCGTACACATTTCTTTATCTGTATAATTCTAGCAGGCTGCCCACTGTCCACACGTAGAGCAGAGCTCTTGCTGCTCCATAGATTAGTGTAGCGTGTCGATGCGCTGCCCGAGTTCTGGGAATCAATTTTTACAAAATAACTCCCTTGCAGAGTTCGAGGGGCCGTCGAATATGAACCTTTTATAGGCCGAGCCTGCCGATGCTTTAATGTTGGGGAGATTAACACAACAGGCAAACCGAATCTAaggatgtgttttgttttttaatactaGATCACTGCACAGCTTTGGCTGATTTTCACTAGACCAGTCATCGAGTTTTGTTGTAGTTCATGTTGTTAAATTGAACCCAAGGAGCAAACATGAAATCTGCATTATCAAAGGAACAAAATCAAATACAAATCTGTAGTCGAAGCTTTGTCGTGATCGTGTTTCTTGTCTTGTCCACGGGCTTCTACTTTTAGATGGTGGACACACTCatatgtggattacaatatgacATTTAGAAACTTAGCTCATATAGCAGTAGTTATGTAGCACTTGAAATGTATTTGCACAGTTTCTTACACTTTTGAGTGGAGCTCATAATTGAAATATTAGGTTCCGTCCCCTGTAAGAGGgacaaccttttttctttaatatgTAATGATCAACTTGTGATATAATGGAATATTAGGGATTGAAGTAAGTGTTGGACGTTCATTTATCTTATCACTGATGGCTTCTCGTCTGGGTACAAGAGGTCACCTGAGAAATAAAGAAGGCTACAGTGACAACGTTGATGAGCAGTGTCACATATTGTAAATCAAAATGACGGTTAcccttttcaaatgaaaatgtaaataaaggcCTGTAGTTCCCTTAGGTGGAATTTAttggtttctcttttttccatTGTCTCCAGATCATTGCCAGGGTGAGTGTGGACAATCGAACCCGGGCTCTGGTTCAGGCTCTCCACAGGGCATCCGATGTAAGAGTCTACATCAACAGGGTGGAGGACCTCAGCTACCATCTCCTGGAGTTTCCAGAAACCTGTGGTGTTGCAGTCAAGGTGAGAAGGGAACGTGCCTGAGGCCGCTGGCCATGTCAGAAGCAGCCGCTCTTTAAGTTTGGCACTCGCTCATGAACTTTATCCTTTTTGTTTAACCTCCATGAAACCAGTTGCAATCCATTGATGTCAAATGCAGGCCTATTTGGTACATACGATCCTTTAATAGCGTAGAAACAAATCCATGCATCTACGGAAGAGATTGAATCGGTATGGAAAGGGAATCCTGCTTATAGACAGACGTGCATTAACCAGTTATTGTTGGCATGAATTTTCAGACAGCCGTAGCGTGTAAATAACCTCAACGTTGACCTGCTGCTTGTGTTTGGGAATTTTCCCACAACAGGCAAATGTAATTTGGTCAGCTGTGGCTACAGGTTACACATCCCTCTGTTTAATGTCAAGGCTCTGCAGCCGCTCTACATGTTGAGAACACACTGCAGTATTTATTCATGTCCGTGCCGTATCTGTGATGGCGTGAGGAACTAATTCAGTGCTAACCTTTCACACCGTTGACCAGGGTGAGGAATGTTAATCCCCTGTGAATGTTTGTGCATCCCCACATCTGACATAGTATGTTTACGTGTTCTCCAGGAACAGGTCATCCCTTGCCTGCTGCGTCTGAAACAGGCCAGCGACCCGGGCCTGGGGGCGGCAGTAAGAGAAGCCCTCGCTCTGGTGGGCTACCATAAACCTGTGAAAGGAAGGGGCTTTCGGATACTGTCCATAGATGGAGGAGGGCTACGGTACAAGTTCAGCTCTGCAGTTTTTTTGTTGGATGAGCTATTGATGgcttttatttataaatgtagCCCTGAGAAACATTCAGTTAATTGGATCACCATCTGTTTCTTTACTTGTGGGAAATAAATCAGCGCACTTTTTAGAAAGTGTGTTTGCTGTGGTTGTCATTGTATTCATTCAGCGctctttgcttgtgtgtgtgtgtgtgtgtgtgtgtgtctgactttGTACTTTCAGGGGACTTGTTGCACTTCAGGCGTTACACAAGCTGGAAGCCCTGACCGGGAAACCTATTTACAAACTGTTTGACTATATCTGTGGTGTCAGCACAGGTGAGTTGTCCTACttctctgtctgtgtcacaTTGCACGAGTGCCTGTTGGCTGACTAACTAACTGATCACAAACTGACCCGTTTGTTGCTCTGTTATGGTCTTTTCGCCCAGGTCAGGCCACAgtaaaactgtttgtttaaaacgCTTCAATTTGTTAAACAGATGACCGTTTGTCATGAAACTGCATTGCCTCATTTGGTTTTCGATGGCTTCATATATTATTTTCCCCGTATCCAAATTCACCACAAGGGGATGCTGTGGACCATCTCCACCGGCCACTTGGTCGCTTTCATTTGACAGGAGATGAACTGTGGCCTTTAATCACTGCCAGAAGTTTCTGTTTGTCCCCAGTTCCTATCAGTTCTCCCGTCTTAATCCCGACCAGAGgcccttttgtttttacaattaGTGAATGTGTTTCAGAGCAAGATGTAATCCGTCTGCTCGATTGAATGatgtttacacatttaaaaagccaTCTGGGCCACATCTGGTGGGGTTGATCGGCCACATCATTCAGGTGCACCCCACCTCTGCCCTCACAGCTCTGTTGTGGATGGGTTGTCCTAGCAGCGATCCCTCAACACAGAGATAAAGTGATAAGATTAAAGTTTCTAAAGGGGTAAAATAACCCTTCACGTAATTGGTGCTACATCAGGCCTGAGAAGGACACCAATGAGCTGTCATGCATGTTTGGTCACCTTCTCAGCAGCATTCTCAAAGGAGTGTCTGAAGCtctcccacttcctgtttgtgaaaACCTGCcgttgtgttgtttatttagTCCTTTTCCCTCTGTgaatgtttgactgtgtttctCCACAGGTGCCATTTTAGGGTTCATGCTAGGTGTGTTCCAAATCCCTCTGAACGAGTGTGACGACCTTTACCGTAAGCTGGGTTCAGATGTCTTCAAGCAGAACGTCATCGTTGGTACTGTGAAGATGGGCTGGAACCATGCTTTCTATGACAGCGAAGCCTGGGAGAACATCCTCAGGTCAGCTCCTTTGTGCTgctgagagagaaaggaagtaaACGTAACTAGGAGTTGATGAAAGGAAACAGCCAGCCTGCTCTTTGAATTCTACTGCTACTGGGCAGTAAAATTGtcctttgaaaaaaatattatggcataaaatactttaaaattcCATTTAAGTGATGTGCAGGAGCTTtttgagaagctgcaacaaGAGTTGCCGCTGTCCAAAATTCACAAACATATGACATAGCCCTGTTTTCCATTCCACAGAGAGAAAATGGGCTCTCAGCTTCTGGTGGAAACTTCAAGAAACCCCGAATGCCCCAAGGTGAGCTTTAGAAGACGGCCTCATACATTCTTCACGCTTGTTCTTTTCTGCCTCTGACCGGGAAGCCCTTGGCTCACCTTGATGGGATATTACAGAAAAagcccccatctctctctctgcaatgACAAGTGGAAGTCAAATACGCTCTAAAGCCACATAAGACACTGTGGCTCGGGAGGTATCCAGTATTCAGTATAGAGATGTCATCAAAGCGGCAGAATGTGGCAGAATGACCGACGCGACGTGCCGCCTGCGTTCTGTTTGCCAAACGCCGCCTCATGCTGAGAGAGTGCGGTTCTCTGTCATTTCCTCCGGCTGTAGGTGGCGGCGGTGAGCACCATCGTGAACCGCGGCAGCCTGAAGGCCTACGTGTTCAGGAACTACAACCTGCTGCCCGGCATGCGCTCCCCCTACCTGGGGGGTTCCCAGCACCAGCTGTGGCAGGCCATCCGGGCCACGTCAGCAGCCCCGGGTTATTTCCAGGAGTTCAAGTTGGGGAACGATCTCCACCAGGTCTGTCCCACTCACAGCAGTAACGGGGTTGTGGCAAGGAAggaaggggggcggagggggtcacGGAACCGGTCAAGCTATCAATTGAACTCTCAGGGTGTCACGAGCACAACTGTTACACGAGCTTATATTCCATGAGGACATGTGGCAGAGTGAATGTTTAATGTCTTCCTTTAGGATTTCTTTGGCAGCCCTCGGAGTGGATGGGtcacgttttctttttcatttacaaaaactGGCACATTGCAAGAGGTCAATATGACATCGCAGCATTGCATGCACACATGGAAGGGTCAATACCTCACCTGCACCACTTCCATTATCATTCCTCATTTTTGAACCATTTGCTGTCTTATTCATTTGGACAATCCTTATGTCAAGAGGAAGCAAATAATAGTTCTGCCAGGTTCTTTGT
The DNA window shown above is from Gasterosteus aculeatus chromosome X, fGasAcu3.hap1.1, whole genome shotgun sequence and carries:
- the dnajb9a gene encoding dnaJ homolog subfamily B member 9a, whose amino-acid sequence is MATAQSAVTFAVCIFVIAELILAKKDYYDILGVPKDATERQIKKAFHKLAMKHHPDKNKSPDAEVRFREIAEAYETLSDETKRREYDQFADTSAYFPGKTQGRQRQGAHQPFSFNLNDIFKDFDTSSQNRHTRQQRHFNEDSRSHKESNGRHKRHFQGGFGAGVFDDMYDDIERMFTYDRHAKQSDNRFHGASKQHCITVTQRRGNMVTTYMDCTAS
- the LOC120809329 gene encoding calcium-independent phospholipase A2-gamma → MSHKWAPKTWDRISRAFHSSQSQAHKSAASLPSSGTAHCRVHVPQPYCYRVGYLSWRHIHHLRNTGRKGWPCKANQVRQRLGLHNSAFFLNTSASRWSAGLSQHMSRVRNTLDTVSKAVSGTHTELLSKIAKLKPNALKGGKKGEAIVESAQKAEESAVSPTPAPTDVAPPSTSNPPKPICGSSSIKPSILTSAATSDANATAATHSHNPSPATVAAAVLAVGEPKEKRVRRVVPAVKATSAKKQKELKPSLSDDESKGKASQQTTALFHPSTLSVSLDETYNYLAHHINSYFGSSTNVKKVENVYSSSTPSQAPQASDLMPVPGKTVASAPVTLPSAKKGLGHYLSYSAPTVQAFVGSYIAPLVPKFRTAEYKSAIVEVKKTDDAPVKPMEVTTTNEPKTAEEKAKKLILQREKIIARVSVDNRTRALVQALHRASDVRVYINRVEDLSYHLLEFPETCGVAVKEQVIPCLLRLKQASDPGLGAAVREALALVGYHKPVKGRGFRILSIDGGGLRGLVALQALHKLEALTGKPIYKLFDYICGVSTGAILGFMLGVFQIPLNECDDLYRKLGSDVFKQNVIVGTVKMGWNHAFYDSEAWENILREKMGSQLLVETSRNPECPKVAAVSTIVNRGSLKAYVFRNYNLLPGMRSPYLGGSQHQLWQAIRATSAAPGYFQEFKLGNDLHQDGGLLINNPTALAIHECKCLWPDTPLECVVSLGTGRFETPGNNSTTHTSLKTKLTNVISSATDTEEVHAMLDAFLPPDTYFRFNPFMNEDISMDESRHEKLSLLQADGLRYLERNEEKLKKVVGLLTREKSSVQTVTEWARLRANMYNFNSSKI